One genomic segment of Burkholderiaceae bacterium includes these proteins:
- a CDS encoding MCE family protein, translated as MENKAHALAAGVFVLLVSALLVAMAMWLTRDVTNTTAYELTTADGVNGLQVQAAVRYKGVAIGKVTDIRFDPQQRSNVLVRIAVSPQAPITASTFATLAFQGVTGLSFIQLDDTGGSTEPPPPGPDGVPRIALRPNPLGQISDQASVLIGKVDQAVERINQVLAPENQAKLTQALAEVGAAAASADRLARTADQTLRTQLDPARADLPGLIRQASSTLKATEGVATDARRTLATLDAVAGDARQGLARLSGPGGVLERVDEGASTVTRTTLPQLQNLTEDASRTIRRLDRIANTLGENPQALLYGSGAIAPGPGEPGFVAPAATGMASH; from the coding sequence ATGGAAAACAAAGCCCACGCCCTGGCCGCCGGCGTGTTCGTGCTGCTGGTGTCGGCCCTGCTGGTGGCCATGGCCATGTGGCTGACGCGCGACGTGACCAACACCACCGCCTACGAGCTGACCACCGCCGACGGCGTGAACGGCCTGCAGGTGCAGGCCGCCGTGCGCTACAAGGGCGTGGCCATCGGCAAGGTCACCGACATCCGCTTCGACCCCCAGCAGCGCAGCAACGTGCTGGTGCGCATCGCCGTCAGCCCGCAGGCGCCCATCACCGCCTCCACCTTCGCCACCCTGGCCTTCCAGGGCGTGACCGGCCTGTCCTTCATCCAGCTCGACGACACCGGCGGCTCCACCGAGCCGCCCCCGCCCGGCCCCGACGGCGTGCCGCGCATCGCCCTGCGCCCCAACCCGCTGGGCCAGATCTCGGACCAGGCCAGCGTGCTGATCGGCAAGGTGGACCAGGCGGTGGAGCGGATCAACCAGGTACTGGCGCCCGAGAACCAGGCCAAGCTGACCCAGGCCCTGGCCGAGGTGGGCGCCGCCGCGGCCAGCGCCGACCGGCTGGCGCGCACCGCCGACCAGACCCTGCGCACCCAGCTCGACCCCGCGCGCGCCGATCTGCCCGGCCTGATCCGGCAGGCCAGCAGCACGCTCAAGGCCACCGAGGGCGTGGCCACCGACGCGCGCCGCACGCTGGCCACGCTGGACGCGGTGGCCGGCGACGCGCGCCAGGGCCTGGCCCGCCTGAGCGGCCCCGGCGGCGTGCTGGAGCGCGTGGACGAAGGCGCCAGCACCGTCACCCGCACCACCTTGCCGCAGCTGCAGAACCTGACCGAGGACGCCAGCCGCACCATCCGCCGCCTGGACCGCATCGCCAACACCCTGGGCGAGAACCCGCAGGCCCTGCTGTACGGCAGCGGTGCCATCGCGCCCGGCCCGGGCGAGCCCGGCTTCGTGGCGCCGGCCGCCACGGGCATGGCTTCACACTGA
- a CDS encoding membrane integrity-associated transporter subunit PqiC: protein MRASSVFFSITLLLAGCALPLPDKPVRPAAYDLGPPLAMPAASGSGAPLAFERVQAPAAIDTNAVIYRLLYAGGAQQPRPYAQARWSMPPAQLLEQRLRQALTATHPVLEPGSGLATVELRAELDEFDQVFSAPTASEGVVRLRVTATAPLARQGRLLGQRSFVQRVPAPTPDAEGGAQALREASDALVREVAAWVGALPAPQ, encoded by the coding sequence ATGCGGGCCAGCTCTGTTTTTTTCTCAATAACCTTGCTGCTCGCCGGCTGCGCCCTGCCGCTGCCCGACAAGCCGGTGCGCCCCGCCGCCTATGACCTGGGCCCGCCGCTGGCCATGCCCGCGGCCAGCGGCAGCGGCGCGCCCCTGGCCTTCGAGCGGGTGCAGGCACCGGCGGCCATCGACACCAACGCCGTCATCTACCGGCTGCTGTACGCGGGCGGCGCGCAGCAGCCGCGCCCCTACGCCCAGGCGCGCTGGAGCATGCCGCCGGCCCAGCTGCTGGAGCAGCGCCTGCGCCAGGCGCTGACCGCCACCCACCCGGTGCTGGAGCCCGGCAGCGGCCTGGCCACCGTCGAGCTGCGCGCCGAACTGGACGAGTTCGACCAGGTGTTCAGCGCGCCCACGGCCAGCGAGGGCGTGGTGCGCCTGCGCGTGACCGCCACGGCGCCGCTGGCGCGCCAGGGCCGCCTGCTGGGCCAGCGCAGCTTTGTGCAGCGCGTGCCCGCGCCCACGCCCGACGCGGAGGGCGGCGCGCAGGCGCTGCGCGAGGCCAGCGACGCGCTGGTGCGCGAGGTGGCGGCCTGGGTGGGCGCGCTGCCCGCGCCGCAATAA
- a CDS encoding DUF421 domain-containing protein: protein MFQLSVPWWEFIVRGVVVYLFLLVFLRLTGRRQIGQYDPFDLVLLLILSNAVQNSMNAGDNSLIGGLISALTLIGCHVLISRLAWSSPRLARWLDGKPRVLIRAGQLDQAAMGDERLTPDDVHAALRAAGCLHTHEVERATIETNGQITVVLRNRASAQMPPGES from the coding sequence ATGTTCCAGCTCAGCGTCCCCTGGTGGGAGTTCATCGTCCGCGGCGTGGTGGTCTATCTGTTCCTGCTGGTGTTCCTGCGCCTGACGGGGCGCCGGCAGATCGGCCAGTACGACCCGTTCGACCTGGTGCTGCTGCTGATCCTGTCCAACGCGGTGCAGAACTCGATGAACGCGGGCGACAACTCGCTCATCGGCGGGCTGATCTCGGCGCTGACGCTGATCGGCTGCCACGTGCTGATCTCGCGCCTGGCCTGGTCCAGCCCGCGCCTGGCGCGCTGGCTGGACGGCAAGCCCCGCGTGCTGATCCGCGCCGGCCAGCTCGACCAGGCCGCCATGGGCGACGAGCGCCTAACGCCCGACGACGTGCACGCCGCGCTGCGCGCCGCCGGCTGCCTGCACACGCACGAGGTGGAGCGCGCCACCATCGAAACCAACGGCCAGATCACCGTGGTGCTGCGCAACCGCGCGTCGGCGCAGATGCCGCCGGGCGAGTCCTGA